A genomic region of Acidobacteriota bacterium contains the following coding sequences:
- a CDS encoding ABC transporter ATP-binding protein, with product MIRLENVEKYYPQGLQKYYVLRRVSLEIKEGEFVSIMGPSGAGKSTLLHILGMHDTGWDGEYYFGDFAIHKMKPKDRAEVRNRNIGFVFQSYHLLDHLTVYENLEIPLSYRDIKKSEREAIVGDVLDKFSIVGKKDLYPNQLSGGQQQLVGVARAVIANPKIILADEPTGNLHSSQGKEIMELFKRLNNEGATIVQVTHSEANAEYSNRVINLADGWLKD from the coding sequence ATGATTCGTTTGGAAAATGTCGAAAAGTATTATCCGCAAGGATTGCAGAAGTATTACGTGTTGCGCCGGGTTTCGCTGGAAATCAAGGAAGGCGAATTCGTTTCGATTATGGGGCCGAGCGGCGCGGGCAAATCCACGCTGCTGCACATTCTGGGCATGCACGACACGGGTTGGGATGGCGAGTATTACTTTGGCGATTTCGCCATTCACAAAATGAAACCGAAAGACCGCGCAGAGGTTCGCAATCGAAACATCGGCTTTGTGTTTCAAAGCTACCATTTGCTCGATCATCTGACGGTGTACGAAAACCTGGAAATTCCGCTTTCCTATCGCGACATCAAAAAATCGGAACGCGAAGCCATCGTCGGAGACGTGTTGGACAAATTCAGCATCGTCGGCAAAAAGGATTTGTATCCCAACCAGCTTTCCGGCGGTCAGCAGCAATTGGTTGGCGTGGCGCGCGCAGTTATCGCCAATCCGAAAATCATCCTGGCGGACGAACCGACCGGAAATCTGCATTCCAGCCAGGGCAAAGAAATCATGGAATTGTTCAAGCGGTTGAACAACGAAGGCGCCACCATCGTGCAGGTGACACATTCCGAAGCGAATGCGGAGTACAGCAATCGCGTCATCAATCTGGCTGACGGCTGGTTGAAGGATTAA